The window GTTGCCCTTCCCGCTCGCCGACATCGCCCGGGCGCAGGCCATCCTGCTGGTCGGCTCCAACCCGGCCGACACCATGCCGCCGGCGATGCAGTACTTCGACGAGGGCCGCGCCGACGGCGCCACGCACATCGTGGTCGACCCCCGCCGCACCGCCACCGCCGCCGGCGCCGCCCTGCACCTGGCGCCCATCCCCGGCACCGACATGGCGCTGGCGAACGGCCTGCTGCACATCGCCATCCGCGAACAGCTGATCGACCGCGCGTTCATCGCCGAGCGCACCACCGGTTTCGACGCGCTGCGGGCGCGGGTGTCCGCCTACTGGCCGGACCGCGTCGAGCGGATCACCGGGATCCCGGTCGCCCAGCTGCAGCAGACCGTGCGCACCCTGGCCCGGGCGTCGTCGGCGATGATCCTCACCGCCCGCGGTGCCGAGCAGCACAGTTCGGGCACCGACATCGCCCAGGCCTTCATCAACCTGGCGCTGGCGCTGGGCCTGCCGGGCCGGCCGTTCTCCGGGTACGGCACCATCACCGGCCAGGGCAACGGGCAGGGCGGCCGTGAGCACGGTCAGAAGGCCGACCAGCTGCCCGGTTACCGCAAGCTGACCGACCCGGCCGACCGGGCGCACGTCGCCGCGGTGTGGGGGATCGACCCCGCCGAGCTGCCGCTGCCGGGGAGGTCCGCCTTCGAGATGCTCGACCGGATGGGCGCCGACGGCGGCGTCCGCGCGTTGCTGGTGCTGGCTTCCAACATCGTCGTCTCCGCGCCGGACGCCAACCGCATCAAGGACCGCCTGGACGCCCTGGACTTCCTGGTGGTCAGCGACATCTTCCTGTCCGAGACCGCGGCGATGGCCGACGTCGTCCTCCCCACCGCCCAGTGGGCCGAGGAGGAGGGCACGATGACCAATCTGGAAGGGCGGGTGCTGCACCGCGTCCGGGCCCTGCCGCCACCCGCCGGGGTGCTGACCGACCTCGAGCTGATGGCCGAGCTCGCCGCCCGGTTGGGCCGTGGCCGGTACTTCAGCAGCGACCCCGCGGTGGTGTTCGACGAGCTGCGCCGCGCGTCCGCCGGTGGCGTCGCCGACTACGCCGGGATCACCTGGGACCGCATCGACGCCGAACAGGGCGTGTTCTGGCCCTGCCCCGACGTGGACCACCCGGGCACGCCGCGGCTGTTCGCCGACCGCTTCCCGACCGCCACCGGCAGGGCGGTGTTCCTGCCCGTGGACTACCGGGCCGCCAACGAGCAGACCGACCTGCGCTACCCCTACCTGCTGACCACCGGCCGGCTCGCCGCCCAGTACCAGAGCGGGACGCAGACACGCCGCGTCCGCACGCTCAGCCACGCCGACCCCAGCGTGACGATGCACCCCGATCTGGCCCGCGCCGTGAGCGTGGCGGCGGGGGATCTCGTCGAGCTCGAGACCCGGCGCGGCCGGGCCACGTTCCGGGCGGTGCTCGACGACACCATCCGCGCCGACACCATGTTCATCCCCTTCCACTGGGGTGGCGTGTCGTCGGCCAATCTGCTGACCGATCCGGCGCTGGACCCACACTCCCGGATGCCCGCGTTCAAGGTGTGCGCCGTCAACGCCACCCGCGTCGGTGGTGCCGACGACGACCACCTGCTGACCGCGCCCGCCGTCCGTCCCGCCGTGGCCGCCGCCCGCCCCGGCGAACCGGCCGACCCCTCCCGTTCCCGCCGCCGACCGCCGCCATCCCACCGAAAGGACGTCTTCATGGCTTCCCAGAACCGATTCCTCCAGGGCATCTATCCGTTCACCGGATCGGGTGTGGACAAGCCCGCGCCGCTGTCCGCGGACCTGGTCCGGTTGGTGCCGGACGGCGTCGTCGCCCAGGCGCTGTACTTCCGCGGCGGCAACACCAGCGACGAGCTGGTCACCGTGGTACTGGTCCGCGACGGCGTCCCGATGCGGTACTTCCCGATCGGCGCCAGGAGTGACGTGCACGTACCGCTGCGCGTGGTCGAGGACATCGAGGGTGGCAGCGCCCTCGAGCTGCACCTCGCCGCGCCCGATGGTCTCACCGGGCATGTCGTGGTCGATCTCGGGATGGTCGAGGTCTGATCGGATGACGAGCACCATGGAGAACCCGACCGGGCTGGGCGACCCGGGGGACACCCGACGGCGTCTGGTGGTGATCGGCAACGGCATGGCCGGGGCGCGCGCGGTCGAAGAGATCCTGCTCCGCGCCCGGGACCAGTTCCAGATCACCATGTTCGGGGACGAGCCGTACGG is drawn from Nakamurella deserti and contains these coding sequences:
- a CDS encoding molybdopterin oxidoreductase family protein, coding for MTTSLGTPGRGRPAGASGTLTHCPYCSLQCGIRMVAGDRPATLQPQEDFPTNRGGLCSKGWTAANLLDHPDRLLTPLVRQVRGDRTSALRPATWDEALGRIVEAIGQAQLRYGPDGVGCFGGGGLTNEKAYQFGKFARVALRTSAIDYNGRFCMSSAATAANRAFGIDRGLPFPLADIARAQAILLVGSNPADTMPPAMQYFDEGRADGATHIVVDPRRTATAAGAALHLAPIPGTDMALANGLLHIAIREQLIDRAFIAERTTGFDALRARVSAYWPDRVERITGIPVAQLQQTVRTLARASSAMILTARGAEQHSSGTDIAQAFINLALALGLPGRPFSGYGTITGQGNGQGGREHGQKADQLPGYRKLTDPADRAHVAAVWGIDPAELPLPGRSAFEMLDRMGADGGVRALLVLASNIVVSAPDANRIKDRLDALDFLVVSDIFLSETAAMADVVLPTAQWAEEEGTMTNLEGRVLHRVRALPPPAGVLTDLELMAELAARLGRGRYFSSDPAVVFDELRRASAGGVADYAGITWDRIDAEQGVFWPCPDVDHPGTPRLFADRFPTATGRAVFLPVDYRAANEQTDLRYPYLLTTGRLAAQYQSGTQTRRVRTLSHADPSVTMHPDLARAVSVAAGDLVELETRRGRATFRAVLDDTIRADTMFIPFHWGGVSSANLLTDPALDPHSRMPAFKVCAVNATRVGGADDDHLLTAPAVRPAVAAARPGEPADPSRSRRRPPPSHRKDVFMASQNRFLQGIYPFTGSGVDKPAPLSADLVRLVPDGVVAQALYFRGGNTSDELVTVVLVRDGVPMRYFPIGARSDVHVPLRVVEDIEGGSALELHLAAPDGLTGHVVVDLGMVEV